The following are encoded in a window of Megalopta genalis isolate 19385.01 chromosome 6, iyMegGena1_principal, whole genome shotgun sequence genomic DNA:
- the LOC143259752 gene encoding EF-hand domain-containing family member C2, producing the protein MQRDHILPCLPGYNFDTNLGRTNFRRDQYFGKIHEGVYYLSDKADKGDPVSYPSVYPRGEAQELPSWIAYDGQRLMFKAFFQETVQERWKTAYQVRVVNISFFLEDGTMKITEPPTENSGLEQGVLLKRQRVPMPNPAKYRYYDILDLNIGKEPEIFGRVYKIVDCDKFTRRFLNRMGIPVLDPINIPKDPYTELRKSETFAKKPNRKIDTRGDFLKYDKQVLRFYGYWDDTDNPFGIVHDLDIRYYLSDNTMAIKEIVPPNSGRNSGCMFLRRMKVPKFFSELDAIGSSEPVSVLNVMGSDTSTGYYTIDPLNAGKENKESYKDNELGISAQINVFGRIIVITDMDEFTKDYYRTKYGVDNFTSLERPRKGDDVCVEVQKYIPPYNGYGSYEDSLGNCFTVLPQPPKMDLIKFLYHDKQGFDSHVLRFRARLISNIPENEDRLFIIRVFLMDDTISIFELARRNSGFKRCLFLKRMPVMLPNQEIFSSRKPDYYKPEDFYIGARVNLNDFIFELTSADVYALRYMELHCDKFLQADIKRILAKLRQILKPVYKEFVEHYTPVKSGDDPQTLSFEKLSEIIQKYSIGKITEHETITIARHYSSDEKKEFYSREYVRGLMHTELSRNLWMELDRLEEDLHHWDRGRTGYLARDTIYSVLRGARIPADVELINSMLDHIKRDEEGKLDYNDMLQFMNVKINPVPALPPINVKTALWWASEKEPECGAGINWCAFMKDLDINDNDGELDETSKLTSNSKCITLGS; encoded by the exons ATGCAGCGCGATCATATTCTTCCTTGTTTACCTGGATATAATTTTGACACGAAC CTCGGCCGTACAAATTTTCGCAGAGATCAATATTTCGGTAAAATACACGAAGGAGTCTATTATTTATCAGATAAAGCAGATAAAGGAGATCCCGTTAGTTATCCGTCAGTGTATCCTCGAGGGGAAGCACAAGAATTACCATCATGGATCGCTTATGATGGCCAA AGATTGATGTTCAAAGCTTTCTTTCAAGAAACCGTTCAAGAAAGATGGAAAACTGCTTATCAAGTACGCGTAGTAAATATTAGCTTCTTTCTAGAAGATGGTACAATGAAAATTACTGAACCTCCCACGGAGAACAGCGGTCTTGAACAAG GAGTTTTACTCAAGCGACAGAGAGTCCCGATGCCGAATCCAGCGAAATACAGATATTACGACATACTCGATTTAAATATTGGTAAAGAACCAGAAATTTTCGGAAGAGTTTATAAGATCGTCGATTGTGATAAATTTACAAGACGATTTTTGAATCGCATGGGTATTCCAGTTCTAGATCCAATCAATATTCCCAAAGATCCATACACGGAACTACGGAAATCT GAAACATTTGCAAAGAAACCGAATCGAAAGATTGATACTCGTGGAGATTTCCTGAAATATGATAAACAGGTACTTCGATTTTATGGTTACTGGGATGACACCGACAATCCTTTCGGTATTGTTCATGATCTCGACATTCGTTACTACCTATCTGATAATACGATGGCAATTAAAGAGATTGTGCCACCGAACTCTGGACGAAATTCTGGCTGCATGTTTCTGCGTCGAATGAAAGTTCCTAAA TTCTTCTCTGAACTGGATGCAATCGGTTCTAGTGAACCTGTTAGCGTCTTAAACGTTATGGGAAGCGATACATCCACTGGTTATTATACAATCGATCCATTAAACGCTGGAAAAGAAAACAAAGAATCTTACAAGGACAACGAGCTTGGTATCAGCGCTCAGATAAATGTTTTTGGAAGGATTATTGTTATAACGGATATGGATGAATTTACAAAGGATTATTATAG GACGAAGTATGGCGTAGACAACTTTACTTCTTTGGAGAGACCTCGAAAAGGTGATGATGTCTGCGTGGAGGTGCAAAAATATATACCACCATACAACGGTTACGGCAGCTACGAAGACTCTCTTGGGAATTGTTTCACTGTACTGCCACAGCCACCCAAAATGGACCTTATCAAATTTTTATATCACGACAA ACAAGGTTTCGATAGCCATGTTTTGAGATTTAGAGCTAGATTGATATCGAATATACCAGAAAACGAGGACAGATTGTTTATAATAAGAGTCTTTTTGATGGATGACACGATCTCTATTTTTGAACTGGCAAGAAGAAATTCTG GTTTTAAGCGTTGCCTTTTCCTGAAAAGAATGCCGGTAATGCTGCCTAATCAAGAAATATTCTCGAGCAGAAAACCGGATTATTACAAGCCAGAAGATTTCTATATCGGAGCACGTGTTAACTTGAACGATTTTATCTTCGAACTCACCTCGGCTGACGTTTATGCCCTTCGTTACATGGAATTACATTGCGATAAG TTTCTGCAAGCTGACATCAAACGGATACTAGCTAAACTACGGCAAATTTTGAAACCAGTCTACAAGGAATTTGTAGAACATTATACTCCTGTGAAATCGGGCGATGATCCTCAGACATTGTCCTTCGAAAAATTAAG TGAAATCATTCAGAAGTACTCAATAGGCAAAATAACGGAACATGAGACGATTACGATAGCGCGACACTATTCATCAGATGAGAAGAAAGAGTTCTATAGTCGAGAATACGTGAG GGGATTAATGCATACAGAACTGTCCCGAAATTTATGGATGGAGCTAGATCGTTTGGAAGAGGATCTTCATCACTGGGATAGAGGACGTACAGGATATTTAGCACGTGATACGATTTATAGTGTCCTTCGAGGAGCTAGAATACCAGCCGACGTGGAACTTATAAACTCGATGCTTGACCA CATTAAGAGAGACGAGGAAGGAAAATTGGACTACAATGACATGTTGCAATTCATGAACGTAAAAATTAATCCTGTCCCAGCACTGCCGCCAATAAACGTCAAg ACTGCACTTTGGTGGGCATCGGAAAAAGAACCAGAATGTGGCGCTGGTATAAATTGGTGCGCCTTTATGAAAGATTTAGACATCAATGACAACGACGGAGAGCTTGATGAAACGTCGAAATTGACATCGAATTCGAAGTGCATTACACTTGGATCTTAG
- the LOC143259755 gene encoding protein Wnt-11b-2 isoform X2, producing MWTREDCTSAKSAGLLERKQARACRATPDVMPSLVQAAVDTSTVCQQAFRHRRWNCSSIERAPDYTPELLTGTREQAFVYAMSAAAAVWRLARGCALGSLAACSCATPPRREPPSPSALISPSSFTATPVSFGTLSTRNSFKWGGCGDDVRSASRMAKRFLQGATPPGTGTTAKFMHAVNMHNTRAGRRAVEQSLTLECKCHGVSGSCSVRTCWRGLGTSGPTAAGTRLLRRYATAAEVRPRSGGRLPPLYHHDNLLYTTKSPDYCLPDKKRGSLGTIGRQCNGSSSGYEGCEYLCCSRGHITRTEEVLERCDCKYVSCCYVKCKTCRKVVKTYECK from the exons ATGTGGACAAGGGAAGATTGCACCAGTGCGAAGAGCGCCGGCCTGTTGGAGAGAAAGCAGGCAAGGGCATGCAGAGCAACGCCGGACGTAATGCCCAGCTTGGTGCAGGCAGCGGTGGATACTTCGACAGTATGTCAGCAAGCGTTTCGACATCGTAGGTGGAATTGCAGCAGCATCGAGCGCGCGCCGGACTACACGCCAGAACTGCTAACCG GAACGAGAGAACAGGCGTTCGTGTACGCGATGTCGGCTGCAGCTGCAGTTTGGAGGCTGGCAAGGGGTTGTGCATTGGGAAGTCTCGCAGCCTGTTCCTGCGCAACTCCGCCGCGAAGAGAACCGCCTTCGCCATCAGCTTTGATATCACCGTCATCATTTACAGCGACGCCGGTTTCGTTCGGCACACTGTCAACCAGGAACTCTTTCAAATGGGGTGGCTGCGGAGACGATGTCCGGTCAGCGTCCCGAATGGCGAAAAGGTTCCTCCAGGGCGCTACGCCTCCTGGCACCGGCACGACAGCGAAGTTTATGCACGCTGTTAATATGCACAACACACGGGCGGGTCGAAGG GCGGTTGAACAATCGTTGACCTTGGAATGTAAGTGCCACGGGGTATCTGGCTCGTGCAGTGTGCGTACCTGTTGGAGAGGACTAGGCACTTCAGGGCCTACGGCTGCAGGAACTCGTCTACTTCGAAGATACGCAACTGCGGCGGAAGTTCGACCGAGATCAGGTGGGAGGTTGCCACCACTGTATCACCATGATAATTTGCTATACACCACTAAAAGTCCGGATTATTGTCTTCCTGATAAGAAGAGGGGAAGTCTGGGAACTATTGGCAG GCAATGTAATGGCAGTAGTTCTGGTTACGAAGGATGCGAATATCTTTGCTGTAGTCGGGGACACATTACAAGAACTGAAGAAGTTTTGGAAAGATGTGACTGCAAGTACGTCAGTTGTTGCTATGTGAAATGCAAGACATGCAGAAAAGTCGTGAAAACCTACGAGTGCAAATAA
- the LOC143259755 gene encoding protein Wnt-11b isoform X1, with protein sequence MVVTKRSGANTWLMLLLLLVQGGDCIKWLALGRTGNGYMWTREDCTSAKSAGLLERKQARACRATPDVMPSLVQAAVDTSTVCQQAFRHRRWNCSSIERAPDYTPELLTGTREQAFVYAMSAAAAVWRLARGCALGSLAACSCATPPRREPPSPSALISPSSFTATPVSFGTLSTRNSFKWGGCGDDVRSASRMAKRFLQGATPPGTGTTAKFMHAVNMHNTRAGRRAVEQSLTLECKCHGVSGSCSVRTCWRGLGTSGPTAAGTRLLRRYATAAEVRPRSGGRLPPLYHHDNLLYTTKSPDYCLPDKKRGSLGTIGRQCNGSSSGYEGCEYLCCSRGHITRTEEVLERCDCKYVSCCYVKCKTCRKVVKTYECK encoded by the exons ATGGTGGTAACGAAGAGAAGCGGTGCTAACACATGGCTGATGTTGCTTCTGCTGTTGGTCCAAGGCGGAGACTGCATCAAGTGGCT AGCTCTCGGCCGTACAGGAAATGGTTACATGTGGACAAGGGAAGATTGCACCAGTGCGAAGAGCGCCGGCCTGTTGGAGAGAAAGCAGGCAAGGGCATGCAGAGCAACGCCGGACGTAATGCCCAGCTTGGTGCAGGCAGCGGTGGATACTTCGACAGTATGTCAGCAAGCGTTTCGACATCGTAGGTGGAATTGCAGCAGCATCGAGCGCGCGCCGGACTACACGCCAGAACTGCTAACCG GAACGAGAGAACAGGCGTTCGTGTACGCGATGTCGGCTGCAGCTGCAGTTTGGAGGCTGGCAAGGGGTTGTGCATTGGGAAGTCTCGCAGCCTGTTCCTGCGCAACTCCGCCGCGAAGAGAACCGCCTTCGCCATCAGCTTTGATATCACCGTCATCATTTACAGCGACGCCGGTTTCGTTCGGCACACTGTCAACCAGGAACTCTTTCAAATGGGGTGGCTGCGGAGACGATGTCCGGTCAGCGTCCCGAATGGCGAAAAGGTTCCTCCAGGGCGCTACGCCTCCTGGCACCGGCACGACAGCGAAGTTTATGCACGCTGTTAATATGCACAACACACGGGCGGGTCGAAGG GCGGTTGAACAATCGTTGACCTTGGAATGTAAGTGCCACGGGGTATCTGGCTCGTGCAGTGTGCGTACCTGTTGGAGAGGACTAGGCACTTCAGGGCCTACGGCTGCAGGAACTCGTCTACTTCGAAGATACGCAACTGCGGCGGAAGTTCGACCGAGATCAGGTGGGAGGTTGCCACCACTGTATCACCATGATAATTTGCTATACACCACTAAAAGTCCGGATTATTGTCTTCCTGATAAGAAGAGGGGAAGTCTGGGAACTATTGGCAG GCAATGTAATGGCAGTAGTTCTGGTTACGAAGGATGCGAATATCTTTGCTGTAGTCGGGGACACATTACAAGAACTGAAGAAGTTTTGGAAAGATGTGACTGCAAGTACGTCAGTTGTTGCTATGTGAAATGCAAGACATGCAGAAAAGTCGTGAAAACCTACGAGTGCAAATAA
- the LOC143259612 gene encoding arylsulfatase B — MSEARKRVAYLLLSVILLSGCLYLVLSQEQCPSKVQQPNIIVIIADDLGWNDVSFHGADQIPTPNIDALAYNGVILQRHYVQPICTPSRTAFLTGRYPFRTGMQGYPLKAGEARGIPLNNTLLPEYLKKLGYNTHLVGKWHVGYYSDYHTPAYRGFDTFFGYYNGYITYFNHTITQDNHTGYDLHYDVCGKLSVDYNYEYMTDLITERAETLIAKHDHQKPLYLQLSHVAVHSSDSKDVMEVRDMKEVNASLGYIKDFNRRKFAGVLTALDDSVGRVVKALQDAKMLDNSVIVFMSDNGAQTIGFLENYGSNYPLRGLKFTLFEGGVRGAACVYSPLIKKSSRVSDHMMHITDWLPTFYTAAGGNLEDLEENLDGIDQWSTLVFEKQSKRTGVVLNNDPSENTSGAIIGKYKLINGASLQYGDYYGDSGTDISYPKYNVSGVLHSLAGCAIREISQSALKFEDVIRLREEATVFCPRVPIYPNCLDRCLFDIHTDPCETTDLSLINPKIVKDLDDYIKNYMKVVVPPTNMPVDPNAFPEHFNGTWMPWIKLSGDYDALKICPNSFT; from the exons ATGTCGGAAGCGAGGAAACGTGTTGCATATTTGTTATTATCTGTGATTCTCCTATCAGGATGTCTATATCTAGTATTGTCACAGGAACAGTGCCCATCGAAAGTGCAACAGCCAAATATAATTGTCATTATAGCGGACGACTTG GGATGGAATGATGTAAGTTTTCATGGTGCCGATCAAATACCCACGCCAAATATAGATGCTCTGGCTTACAATGGCGTGATATTACAACGTCACTATGTCCAGCCGATATGCACACCATCAAGGACAGCTTTCCTCACAGGACGTTATCCGTTTCGAACAG GCATGCAAGGGTATCCTTTGAAGGCTGGCGAGGCTCGCGGAATACCATTAAATAATACTCTTCTACCggagtatttaaaaaaattagggTACAACACTCACTTGGTGGGAAAGTGGCATGTCGGATACTATAGCGACTATCACACGCCAGCGTATCGTGGTTTCGATACCTTCTTTGGATACTACAATGGATATATTACGTATTTCAATCATACCATTACACAAGAC AATCACACGGGATACGATTTACATTACGATGTTTGTGGGAAATTATCAGTGGATTACAATTATGAATACATGACCGATCTCATAACAGAGAGAGCTGAAACCCTAATTGCGAAACACGATCACCAAAAACCTCTTTATTTGCAACTGTCCCACGTGGCCGTTCATTCTTCTGATTCTAAAGATGTAATGGAAGTTCGTGATATGAAAGAAGTGAATGCTAGTTTAGGCTACATCAAAGACTTCAATAGAAGGAAATTTGCAG GTGTGCTTACAGCTTTGGATGACTCTGTCGGTAGAGTGGTTAAGGCATTACAGGATGCAAAAATGTTAGACAATTCTGTGATCGTGTTCATGTCTGACAATGGGGCGCAGACTATAGGTTTTTTGGAGAACTATGGCTCGAATTATCCTTTACGAGGG ttGAAATTTACGCTATTTGAAGGCGGCGTTCGTGGCGCAGCATGCGTCTACTCGCCGCTAATTAAGAAGTCCTCTAGGGTCTCTGATCATATGATGCACATAACGGACTGGTTGCCGACGTTCTACACCGCCGCAGGTGGCAATTTGGAGGATTTAGAGGAAAACCTTGATGGCATCGACCAATGGTCAACGCTTGTTTTCGAGAAGCAATCAAAACGAACGGGTGTAGTGTTGAACAACGATCCCTCGGAAAATACATCTGGGGCAATAATCGGAAAATACAAACTAATAAATG GTGCGAGTCTCCAATATGGCGATTATTATGGTGACAGTGGTACGGACATATCGTATCCCAAGTATAATGTGTCAGGTGTCTTGCATTCGCTCGCAGGATGTGCGATTCGCGAAATATCGCAGTCCGCGTTAAAATTTGAGGATGTAATTAGACTCAGGGAGGAGGCAACGGTATTTTGTCCACGTGTTCCGATCTATCCAAATTGTCTGGACAGGTGTTTATTTGACATACATACGGATCCTTGCGAAACTACAGATCTGTCTTTAATTAATCCAAAG ATTGTTAAAGACCTCGacgattatattaaaaattatatgaaaGTTGTGGTACCACCAACGAATATGCCAGTGGATCCAAATGCTTTCCCAGAACATTTTAATGGGACATGGATGCCTTGGATAAAACTGTCGGGTGATTATGATGCCTTGAAAATATGTCCCAATTCGTTCACGTAA